A window from Hymenobacter volaticus encodes these proteins:
- a CDS encoding ATP-binding protein: MKQVKIQIPSLVENIRVVESFIDNSKDTFHIEDDIYGNIMVAVTEAVNNAIRHGNKFDKDKNVYLSLYVDTDRVKFEVEDEGQGFDYTNLIDPTAPENLENPGGRGIFLIRHLADEVEFTRDGRNVQLTFMLSAPSEAANAEEDTTSSNYQA; encoded by the coding sequence ATGAAGCAGGTTAAAATTCAGATTCCCTCGCTTGTCGAGAACATTCGTGTCGTGGAAAGTTTCATCGATAACTCGAAGGATACCTTTCATATCGAAGACGATATTTATGGTAATATCATGGTAGCAGTGACGGAAGCCGTGAACAACGCTATCCGCCATGGTAACAAGTTCGACAAGGACAAAAATGTGTACCTGTCGTTGTACGTTGATACCGACCGTGTGAAATTCGAGGTGGAAGATGAAGGGCAAGGCTTCGACTACACCAACCTAATAGACCCCACGGCTCCCGAGAACCTCGAGAACCCCGGCGGCCGCGGCATCTTCCTGATTCGCCACCTAGCCGACGAAGTGGAGTTCACCAGAGATGGCCGCAACGTGCAGCTCACGTTTATGCTTTCCGCCCCTTCCGAAGCAGCCAATGCGGAAGAGGACACTACTTCCAGCAATTATCAGGCATGA
- the ybeY gene encoding rRNA maturation RNase YbeY, which translates to MIQHPPGTEHEMNSGLPQDSHESHGIEFLVEDVPFELADAEALGSWIERVIDVHEYELVQLTYIFCSDEYLHRVNMEYLDHDTYTDVITFDNADDADIIEGDIFISVERVRENAQQLGVPFIDELHRVMIHGVLHLLGYADKDLISQTAMRAKEDYCLSLRAF; encoded by the coding sequence ATGATCCAGCACCCGCCCGGTACCGAACACGAAATGAACAGCGGCTTACCCCAAGATTCGCACGAGTCGCATGGCATCGAGTTTCTGGTAGAAGATGTGCCATTTGAGCTAGCCGATGCGGAAGCGTTAGGTTCGTGGATTGAGCGGGTGATAGACGTGCACGAATACGAGTTGGTGCAGCTCACGTACATCTTCTGTTCCGACGAGTATTTGCACCGCGTGAACATGGAGTACCTCGACCATGACACGTACACCGATGTTATCACCTTCGACAATGCGGATGATGCCGACATCATCGAAGGCGACATTTTCATTTCGGTGGAGCGGGTCCGCGAGAATGCGCAACAACTCGGTGTTCCCTTTATTGATGAGTTGCACCGCGTTATGATTCATGGCGTGTTGCACTTATTAGGCTACGCTGATAAAGACTTGATCAGCCAGACAGCAATGCGAGCAAAAGAAGACTATTGCTTGTCGTTGCGCGCGTTCTAA
- a CDS encoding GNAT family N-acetyltransferase: protein MSATPFQMPVIRGEALDYYLSQGYYRMHQDLFTCRFLPIDGGFYTVHWLRLVLADVQYGPEQRRLLRLNERFSVRFRPFQLTDELEALYAVYRQSITFDAPYTVEEFLLAGSTHNIFTTEVIEIRDGEQLIAAGVFDNGTRSLAGIMNFYDPGYRRHSLGKYLMLLKINHAIRLQKTYYYPGYLVYNYPKFDYKLFPCVAATEVFDCHNSQWLPFSWEAVASQSAGLLAEWQEEYFDEDMDE, encoded by the coding sequence ATGTCCGCTACTCCTTTCCAAATGCCCGTTATCAGGGGCGAAGCGTTGGACTATTATCTGAGCCAGGGATATTACCGGATGCATCAAGACCTGTTCACGTGTCGCTTTTTGCCCATCGACGGCGGGTTCTATACGGTGCATTGGCTACGGCTGGTGCTAGCCGACGTGCAATATGGCCCGGAGCAGCGCCGGCTGCTGCGCCTCAATGAGCGATTCTCGGTGCGGTTTCGGCCGTTTCAGCTCACCGACGAGCTAGAGGCCCTTTACGCCGTGTACCGCCAGTCCATCACCTTCGATGCCCCCTACACAGTCGAAGAGTTTCTGCTGGCCGGTTCAACCCACAACATCTTCACCACTGAAGTAATCGAAATCCGGGACGGAGAGCAGCTGATTGCGGCTGGTGTATTCGACAATGGAACCCGGAGTTTAGCTGGCATTATGAATTTCTACGACCCTGGCTACCGTCGGCACAGCTTGGGCAAGTACTTGATGCTGCTCAAAATTAACCACGCCATTCGCCTCCAAAAAACCTATTACTACCCCGGCTACCTCGTCTACAATTACCCGAAATTCGACTACAAGCTGTTTCCCTGTGTAGCCGCAACCGAAGTATTCGACTGCCACAACAGTCAGTGGCTGCCATTTTCGTGGGAGGCGGTGGCTTCTCAGTCAGCTGGTTTGCTAGCCGAGTGGCAAGAAGAGTACTTCGACGAAGATATGGATGAGTAA
- a CDS encoding class I SAM-dependent methyltransferase, with amino-acid sequence MEFAIYNSRKVVYERLEKCPVCGKSAFRNKLVVEDKSVSKESFAIQQCEACTFQFTNPRPDAAHIGRYYESDDYVSHNSGAAGVINQAYKVARFFTMRRKVAMLNKLAPRKGRLFDYGCGTGHFLAAAKSNGWQIAGWEPNARAREEASERAGQPIGTESLTSFERGSFDAITLWHVLEHVHELNETLQQLISLLKPDGVLLIAVPNVDSLDAQHYRQDWAAYDVPRHLYHFSEKTMTQLLKKHKLTVLETLPLSLDAYYVSMLSEKHRAERGGGLVSVLKAGYKSNQYAAQHEGQYSSLIYVAAKR; translated from the coding sequence TTGGAATTTGCGATTTACAATTCCCGAAAAGTGGTTTACGAACGGTTAGAGAAGTGCCCGGTTTGCGGAAAGTCAGCGTTTCGCAACAAGCTGGTAGTGGAAGACAAGTCAGTCAGCAAGGAAAGCTTCGCCATTCAGCAGTGCGAAGCGTGCACCTTTCAGTTCACCAATCCTCGACCTGATGCCGCCCACATCGGCCGCTACTACGAGTCCGACGACTACGTGTCGCACAACAGCGGGGCGGCCGGCGTTATCAACCAGGCTTACAAAGTCGCGCGGTTTTTCACGATGCGCCGCAAGGTGGCCATGCTCAACAAGCTGGCGCCGCGCAAGGGCCGGCTGTTTGACTATGGTTGCGGCACGGGGCACTTTTTGGCTGCGGCTAAAAGCAACGGCTGGCAAATAGCGGGGTGGGAGCCCAACGCCCGCGCTCGGGAAGAAGCCTCCGAGCGCGCCGGCCAACCCATCGGTACCGAAAGCCTGACTTCATTCGAGCGCGGAAGCTTCGATGCCATTACGCTTTGGCACGTTCTCGAACACGTGCACGAGCTAAACGAAACCTTGCAACAACTCATTAGTTTGCTGAAGCCCGATGGTGTGCTGCTGATTGCGGTACCCAACGTGGACAGCCTCGATGCGCAGCACTACCGCCAAGATTGGGCCGCCTACGATGTGCCGCGGCACCTCTACCATTTCAGCGAGAAAACCATGACGCAGCTGCTCAAGAAGCACAAGCTCACGGTGCTTGAAACGCTGCCGCTGTCGCTGGATGCCTACTACGTGAGCATGCTCAGTGAAAAGCACCGCGCCGAACGCGGTGGCGGACTGGTGTCGGTACTGAAGGCGGGATACAAGTCCAACCAATACGCAGCGCAACACGAGGGCCAATACTCCAGCCTGATTTACGTAGCCGCCAAACGCTGA
- a CDS encoding Ig-like domain-containing domain: MSVRANLFYLLAAGAGLVGCASISSPTGGEKDVVPPKLVSSTPADGARNYKGQVVRMVFSESVQLKDLSKNLIISPALPEDNPYKLREDRNSISLLFDKPLDPNTTYSFNFGNAVVDITESNLASNVLVSFSTGAVLDSGAVQGTVRDLLTNKPADAASVLMYPESDTAGVRRGRPYYLARTDKSGAFSLRNLKAGRYRIYGLADKNQNTRLDEGEKIGYLPDFITIGPKADSVELLMVRPDARRPVRGSQQGSYSQFQVSYGEGLRSAALSPIGAAPTPQLNEAVQVAEQGRSVILYRSPALGEGRYLIAATDSAGNVSRDTVNVKFPGTAATKRGPVYTVEGSPREVYRQGQVQFAFTEPVRVAAGKPFATLQEDSTAARRPLALPASGILSPDRTKLTVLLDTKAKNTITLRLDTVNLTTITGQRLGAKPLRLRVTDQATYGLLSGTIETKYKRYEVQLLDAQGKVVASLDSPKGTFRFDRLTPAIYTFRVLVDADGDGRWRGGDPNLLIPAEPVYLAPKSEQVRANFEIENIRLAF, from the coding sequence ATGTCCGTTCGCGCTAATCTTTTCTATCTGCTGGCTGCCGGTGCCGGCCTGGTTGGCTGTGCTTCTATCAGTTCGCCTACGGGCGGTGAGAAGGATGTTGTGCCGCCCAAGCTAGTAAGCTCAACGCCCGCCGATGGTGCCCGCAACTACAAAGGCCAAGTTGTGCGGATGGTGTTTTCGGAGTCGGTGCAGCTCAAGGACCTTAGCAAGAACCTCATTATCTCGCCGGCGCTACCGGAAGACAACCCATACAAGTTGCGCGAAGACCGGAACTCTATTTCTCTGCTCTTCGATAAACCCCTCGATCCGAATACCACCTATTCCTTCAACTTCGGCAACGCCGTAGTCGACATCACGGAAAGCAACTTGGCTTCCAACGTGTTGGTAAGTTTTAGCACAGGTGCCGTGCTTGATTCGGGAGCGGTGCAGGGCACGGTGCGAGATTTACTGACCAACAAGCCAGCCGACGCAGCGTCGGTGCTGATGTACCCGGAATCCGATACGGCGGGCGTGCGCCGGGGCCGGCCGTACTACCTGGCGCGCACCGACAAAAGTGGCGCGTTCAGCTTGCGTAACCTGAAAGCCGGCCGCTACCGCATCTACGGCCTCGCCGACAAAAACCAGAACACCCGCCTCGATGAAGGGGAGAAGATTGGCTACCTCCCCGATTTCATCACCATTGGTCCCAAAGCCGATTCGGTGGAGCTGCTCATGGTTCGGCCCGATGCGCGCCGGCCAGTTAGGGGCAGTCAGCAAGGCTCGTATTCGCAGTTTCAAGTAAGCTACGGGGAAGGGCTCCGCTCGGCTGCTTTGTCCCCGATAGGAGCGGCGCCTACGCCTCAACTCAATGAAGCCGTTCAAGTCGCCGAACAAGGACGCAGCGTAATTCTGTATCGGAGCCCGGCGCTAGGGGAGGGCCGCTACCTAATAGCCGCTACCGACAGCGCTGGCAACGTGTCGCGCGATACGGTGAACGTGAAGTTTCCGGGTACGGCGGCCACCAAGCGGGGCCCTGTCTACACCGTAGAAGGTTCGCCGAGGGAAGTATACCGCCAGGGGCAAGTGCAATTCGCGTTTACGGAACCCGTACGGGTGGCAGCCGGCAAGCCATTTGCAACGTTGCAGGAAGACTCCACTGCGGCCCGCCGCCCGCTCGCATTGCCTGCCAGTGGCATCCTTAGTCCCGACCGCACCAAACTAACGGTGCTGCTCGACACGAAAGCCAAGAATACCATTACGCTGCGCCTCGACACAGTCAATCTCACTACCATCACGGGCCAGCGCCTTGGGGCCAAGCCGCTGCGGTTGCGCGTCACCGACCAAGCTACTTACGGCCTTCTCTCCGGCACTATCGAAACAAAGTACAAGCGCTACGAAGTGCAACTACTCGACGCCCAAGGCAAAGTTGTGGCTTCACTGGATTCCCCCAAAGGCACTTTCCGTTTCGACCGGCTGACTCCGGCTATCTACACCTTCCGCGTCTTAGTTGATGCCGACGGGGACGGCCGCTGGCGAGGCGGTGACCCAAACCTGCTGATACCCGCCGAGCCCGTTTACCTGGCACCGAAGTCGGAACAAGTACGTGCTAATTTTGAAATAGAAAATATTCGCCTCGCTTTCTAA
- a CDS encoding DUF4385 domain-containing protein: protein MPFDYDLDFRTVDFRAHPELYRVGKGEQGVLLVQPYKGEILPHWRFRTPEVAQESADTIYRLFEAYLKAEDFVGADMARKFLQMGFTRSRRYANHRGGKKYDGPVPDDKKGQSGAHGRDELPRSPEDAEKAESAAIFKLKWDQAKQHPDYQRQMADFKTRYGK, encoded by the coding sequence ATGCCCTTTGATTACGACCTTGATTTTCGCACAGTAGATTTTCGGGCGCACCCCGAACTCTACCGCGTGGGCAAAGGCGAGCAGGGGGTACTGCTCGTGCAGCCCTACAAAGGGGAGATCCTGCCCCACTGGCGCTTCCGGACCCCCGAAGTGGCACAGGAGTCGGCCGACACCATCTATAGGCTCTTTGAGGCCTATCTAAAGGCCGAGGACTTTGTGGGAGCCGATATGGCGCGCAAATTCTTGCAAATGGGCTTTACCCGGTCTAGGCGCTACGCCAACCACCGCGGCGGCAAAAAGTACGATGGTCCTGTGCCAGACGACAAGAAAGGCCAAAGCGGTGCTCATGGCCGCGATGAATTGCCTCGGTCCCCCGAAGACGCCGAAAAAGCAGAATCGGCTGCCATTTTCAAGCTGAAATGGGACCAAGCCAAGCAGCATCCCGACTACCAGCGTCAGATGGCCGACTTCAAAACCCGCTACGGGAAGTGA
- a CDS encoding inorganic phosphate transporter: protein MLGLEPHVLILLIVCLLAACAFEFVNGFHDTANAVATVIYTNALRPWVAVVWSAFWNFIGVLTGGIGVAMGIVYLLPVESLVDQNVYHGIAMVGALILAAIIWNVGTWYYGLPSSSSHALIGSILGVGIAFTLLPGTRSAAVNWSKAGETGLALLIGPLFGFSLTIILMFLLKRFVANKTIFKEPHKRKPPPLWIRLILVTTCTLVSYFHGSNDGQKGVGLVMLILIGIVPTFFALDHTKNPLDMRDSLVKVEQVMQKVNPADLSSDDRTAVANIRQHTNSLDSIFAGKTEVAQLPQNARFQIRKAILLLSSQAKKIQGSEKVSLSAADRSSLDSSLKNMRTFTDYAPTWVLLIVSVSLGLGTMIGWQRIVKTIGERIGKEHLTYAQGASSELIAASMIGISTAYDLPSSTTHVLSSAIAGSMVANRGIKNLNPQMVRNIALAWVLTLPVTMALSGGLFLLFRAILG from the coding sequence ATGCTTGGCTTAGAGCCTCATGTGCTGATTCTGCTTATTGTCTGTTTGCTAGCAGCCTGCGCATTTGAATTTGTCAATGGTTTCCACGACACGGCCAACGCCGTGGCCACGGTTATCTATACCAACGCCCTCCGGCCGTGGGTGGCCGTCGTCTGGTCGGCTTTCTGGAACTTCATTGGCGTACTAACGGGCGGTATTGGCGTGGCCATGGGTATTGTTTACCTGCTGCCCGTCGAGAGTTTGGTCGACCAAAACGTATACCACGGTATTGCTATGGTAGGCGCCCTGATTTTGGCGGCCATCATCTGGAACGTGGGTACCTGGTACTACGGCCTGCCCTCGTCTTCTTCGCATGCTCTGATTGGTAGTATCCTCGGGGTAGGTATTGCCTTTACGCTGCTGCCAGGTACCCGCAGCGCGGCCGTCAACTGGAGCAAAGCCGGTGAAACGGGGTTGGCTTTGCTGATCGGACCGCTGTTTGGCTTCTCGCTGACCATCATCCTGATGTTCTTGCTGAAGCGCTTCGTAGCCAACAAAACCATCTTTAAGGAGCCACACAAGCGCAAGCCACCACCGCTCTGGATCCGCCTAATCTTGGTAACCACTTGTACGCTGGTGAGCTACTTTCACGGCTCCAACGACGGGCAGAAAGGTGTAGGCTTGGTGATGCTGATTCTGATTGGCATTGTGCCCACCTTCTTCGCCCTCGACCACACCAAGAACCCGCTCGACATGCGCGACTCGTTGGTGAAGGTGGAGCAGGTGATGCAAAAAGTGAACCCGGCGGACCTAAGCTCCGACGACCGCACGGCTGTAGCCAACATCCGCCAGCACACCAACTCCTTGGATTCCATTTTTGCCGGTAAAACGGAAGTAGCACAGCTACCACAAAACGCCCGTTTCCAGATTCGCAAAGCCATCTTGCTGCTCAGCAGCCAAGCCAAGAAAATCCAGGGCAGCGAGAAAGTTAGCCTAAGCGCCGCCGACCGTTCTTCGCTCGACAGCTCGCTCAAAAACATGCGCACCTTCACTGACTACGCTCCTACGTGGGTACTGCTCATCGTGTCGGTTTCGTTGGGCTTGGGTACTATGATCGGCTGGCAGCGCATCGTGAAGACCATCGGTGAGCGTATCGGTAAAGAGCACCTAACGTATGCACAGGGTGCCTCGTCGGAGTTGATAGCCGCGAGCATGATTGGTATTTCCACAGCATACGATTTGCCGTCGTCAACCACCCACGTGCTGTCATCGGCCATTGCCGGCTCTATGGTTGCCAACCGGGGTATCAAGAATTTGAACCCGCAAATGGTGCGCAATATCGCGTTGGCTTGGGTGCTCACTTTGCCTGTAACTATGGCTTTGTCTGGCGGCTTGTTCCTGCTATTCCGTGCCATCCTAGGATAA
- a CDS encoding glycine--tRNA ligase → MSNAPQKAAETAENTLADIVSHAKEYGFVFPSSEIYDGLAAVYDYGPNGVELKNNLKQLWWRAMTQLNQNVVGIDAAIFMHPLTWKASGHVDGFSDPMIDNLDSKKRYRADVLLEEKAAEYEKNGEKERADALLAEMGRLLTAEDLAGVRQLIIDEKIACPISKTSNWTEVRQFNLMFSTQVGAVAGDSSLIYLRPETAQGIFVNFLNVQKSARQKVPFGIAQIGKAFRNEIVARQFIFRMREFEQMEMQFFVRPGTEGEWYQHWKETRRRWHEALGLPTDKLRFHDHDKLAHYAKAAVDIEYEFPFGFKEIEGIHSRSDFDLTQHQALSRKKQNYFDNDINPETGKAYGNYVPFVVETSVGADRLFLATLCQAFVEETITEGEGEQQQTKTRKLLKLHPAVAPVKAAIFPLVKKDGLPDKANEIYNSLRHDFRLVVEEKDSIGTRYTRQDLIGTPFCIAVDHQTLEDNTVTVRHRDSREQTRMPISELRSYIGEAVSFSRIFEKL, encoded by the coding sequence ATGAGCAACGCCCCGCAGAAAGCCGCCGAAACCGCGGAAAACACCTTGGCCGACATTGTGTCGCACGCGAAAGAATACGGCTTCGTATTTCCGTCCAGTGAAATCTACGACGGGCTAGCCGCCGTGTACGACTACGGCCCGAACGGCGTGGAGCTCAAAAACAACCTTAAGCAGTTGTGGTGGCGCGCCATGACACAGCTCAACCAAAACGTGGTGGGCATCGACGCGGCCATCTTCATGCACCCGCTCACCTGGAAAGCCTCCGGCCACGTTGACGGCTTCTCGGACCCTATGATTGATAACCTCGACAGCAAGAAGCGCTACCGCGCCGACGTGTTGCTCGAAGAGAAAGCCGCCGAGTACGAAAAGAACGGGGAGAAAGAGCGCGCCGACGCGCTGCTCGCCGAAATGGGTCGCCTGCTCACGGCCGAGGATCTGGCAGGTGTTCGGCAGCTCATCATCGACGAGAAAATAGCGTGTCCGATTTCCAAGACCAGCAACTGGACCGAAGTACGCCAGTTCAACCTGATGTTCTCCACGCAGGTGGGCGCCGTAGCCGGCGACTCTAGCCTGATCTACCTGCGGCCTGAAACAGCGCAAGGTATTTTCGTCAACTTTCTGAACGTGCAGAAGTCGGCGCGGCAGAAGGTGCCGTTCGGTATTGCGCAAATCGGGAAGGCGTTCCGCAACGAGATTGTAGCCCGGCAGTTCATCTTCCGCATGCGGGAGTTCGAGCAAATGGAGATGCAATTCTTTGTGCGCCCTGGCACGGAGGGTGAGTGGTACCAGCACTGGAAGGAAACCCGCCGCCGCTGGCACGAGGCCTTGGGCCTGCCTACCGACAAGCTGCGCTTCCACGACCACGACAAACTAGCTCACTACGCCAAAGCCGCTGTTGATATCGAGTACGAATTCCCATTCGGCTTCAAGGAAATCGAGGGTATCCATTCCCGCTCCGACTTCGACTTGACGCAGCACCAGGCACTGAGTCGGAAAAAGCAGAACTACTTCGACAACGACATCAACCCCGAAACCGGCAAGGCCTACGGCAACTATGTGCCTTTCGTGGTGGAAACTTCGGTAGGTGCCGACCGGCTGTTCTTGGCTACGCTCTGCCAAGCGTTTGTGGAAGAAACTATCACGGAAGGGGAGGGCGAGCAGCAGCAAACCAAAACCCGCAAGCTGCTGAAGCTGCACCCGGCCGTGGCGCCAGTGAAAGCCGCCATTTTTCCGCTGGTGAAGAAAGACGGTCTACCCGACAAAGCCAACGAAATTTACAATAGCCTGCGCCACGACTTCCGGTTGGTGGTAGAGGAAAAAGATTCTATTGGTACGCGCTATACCCGCCAAGACCTTATTGGTACACCCTTTTGCATTGCCGTCGACCACCAGACGTTGGAAGACAACACCGTGACTGTTCGTCACCGCGATTCGCGCGAGCAAACTCGCATGCCTATCTCGGAACTGCGCAGCTACATTGGCGAGGCTGTAAGCTTCTCACGCATATTTGAGAAGCTGTAG
- a CDS encoding efflux RND transporter permease subunit yields the protein MWSKLALFVIKNRRILILLLAAMTVFMGWQARKVEMTYDFAQVVSPDDPDMVYFQQFKRTFGEDGNVFVLGMQDSSVYELGNFNELRTLTDTLGKVQGVSGVLSVTRLPRLEKDTATSTFKALPIFRRAPQSQVELDSLMRVVNAQEFYKGQLISPTTGATLLALTLDPKFLNSSKREGVMKEILSHAERFQQKTGIKMHYAGLPYVRATMTTKVAAEMKLFVGLTVVMMAITLFMFFRTWSAVVFPLLIVLVVVVWCVGTMVLMGYKINLLTGLIPSIIIVIGIPNCTYLLSRYHYDYRKSGNQVLAMARVVRKIGLVTLMNNTTTAIGFVVFCFTNIAILFQFGAVATINIFVAFAVSFIMMPIVFTYLPPPTPKQLQHLEAKPLTKLLEFFDYLVLERRQTVYIAAFVLIVLASFGVSKVRSVSYMVDDLPKDSSVNSDLKFFEQHFNGVMPLEMVVDTGKKKGILKLKNLEKIDRLEKFLRTQPELTTPVSIVTFLKASTQAFYNGNPEYYRLPDNSEKNYVLSYLARSQSANEGGSGQMMQKLLRSFTDSTGQRARISLKIADIGSHNLDTLLARKIQPEIKQIFNGTGMDVKLTGTTILFTKGNEYLIGMLKESLFIAFGLVGLVVLLLFRSIRAVFFTLLPNFFTLLLTGGIMGYFGIPLKPSTALIFSIALGIDGDNSIHLLAKFRQEMAINGQRVQAAISTTLSEAGTSMIYTSIVLFLGFSVFAFSEFGGTKALGLLMSASLLITNFSNLILLPALLVTFEHGKDETIDQSSIRHYDDEYHEEDDDFELNLNRMQVQPRNELS from the coding sequence ATGTGGAGTAAACTAGCCCTATTCGTCATCAAGAACCGGCGGATTCTGATCCTGCTATTGGCCGCCATGACGGTGTTCATGGGCTGGCAAGCACGCAAAGTGGAAATGACCTATGACTTTGCCCAAGTCGTCAGCCCCGACGACCCGGACATGGTGTATTTCCAACAGTTCAAGCGCACCTTTGGCGAAGACGGCAACGTGTTTGTGCTTGGCATGCAAGACAGCAGCGTCTACGAACTCGGCAACTTCAACGAGCTACGCACCCTCACCGACACCCTTGGTAAGGTGCAAGGTGTGAGCGGGGTACTGAGCGTAACGCGCCTGCCGCGACTCGAAAAAGACACCGCCACTAGCACGTTCAAAGCCCTACCTATCTTCCGCCGGGCCCCGCAGAGCCAAGTAGAGCTCGACTCACTGATGCGGGTGGTGAATGCGCAGGAGTTTTACAAAGGCCAGCTTATCAGCCCCACTACCGGTGCTACACTGCTGGCCCTCACCCTCGACCCCAAGTTCCTAAACTCCTCGAAACGCGAAGGGGTGATGAAGGAAATCCTAAGCCACGCCGAACGTTTTCAGCAGAAAACCGGCATCAAGATGCACTACGCCGGCCTGCCCTACGTGCGCGCCACGATGACCACCAAAGTAGCTGCCGAAATGAAGCTCTTCGTGGGCCTCACGGTGGTGATGATGGCTATTACGCTGTTTATGTTCTTCCGCACGTGGTCGGCGGTGGTGTTTCCGCTGCTGATTGTTCTGGTCGTGGTGGTATGGTGCGTAGGCACCATGGTGCTCATGGGCTATAAAATCAACCTGCTGACTGGCCTGATACCTAGTATTATTATTGTTATCGGCATCCCGAACTGTACCTATTTGCTGAGCCGCTACCACTACGACTACCGCAAATCCGGCAACCAAGTGCTGGCAATGGCGCGGGTGGTGCGCAAGATTGGCCTCGTGACCTTGATGAACAATACGACCACAGCTATTGGGTTTGTGGTGTTTTGCTTCACCAACATTGCCATCTTGTTCCAGTTCGGGGCGGTGGCTACCATCAACATTTTCGTGGCGTTTGCGGTGTCGTTTATCATGATGCCCATTGTGTTTACCTACCTGCCGCCGCCTACGCCCAAGCAGCTCCAGCACCTCGAAGCCAAACCCCTCACCAAGCTGCTAGAGTTCTTCGATTACTTGGTATTGGAGCGCCGGCAGACGGTGTACATCGCCGCCTTTGTGCTGATTGTGCTGGCTTCATTTGGGGTAAGCAAGGTGCGGTCGGTGTCGTACATGGTTGACGACTTGCCCAAAGATTCGTCGGTGAATTCCGATTTGAAGTTCTTCGAGCAGCACTTCAATGGCGTGATGCCGCTGGAAATGGTGGTGGATACGGGCAAGAAAAAGGGTATTCTCAAGCTGAAAAACCTAGAGAAAATTGATCGGCTTGAGAAGTTCCTGCGCACTCAGCCTGAACTGACCACGCCTGTCAGCATCGTCACGTTCCTGAAAGCTAGCACGCAGGCGTTCTACAACGGCAACCCCGAGTATTACCGCCTGCCCGACAACTCTGAGAAGAACTACGTGCTTAGTTACCTGGCTCGTTCGCAGTCGGCCAACGAGGGCGGCAGCGGCCAAATGATGCAGAAGCTGCTCCGCTCGTTCACCGATTCCACGGGGCAGCGGGCCCGCATTTCTCTCAAGATTGCCGACATCGGTTCGCACAACCTAGATACCCTGCTGGCCCGGAAAATTCAGCCGGAAATCAAGCAGATTTTCAACGGCACGGGTATGGATGTGAAGCTGACCGGCACTACCATCTTGTTCACTAAGGGCAACGAGTACCTGATTGGCATGCTTAAGGAAAGCCTGTTCATCGCCTTCGGGCTGGTGGGACTGGTAGTGTTGCTGCTGTTCCGGAGCATCCGGGCAGTGTTCTTCACGCTGTTGCCCAACTTCTTCACGCTGCTGCTCACGGGCGGTATCATGGGCTACTTCGGTATCCCGCTCAAGCCGAGTACGGCCCTCATCTTCAGCATAGCCCTCGGTATCGATGGTGACAACAGCATCCACCTGCTGGCGAAGTTCCGGCAGGAAATGGCCATTAACGGGCAGCGGGTGCAAGCCGCCATCAGTACCACGCTCAGCGAGGCCGGTACTAGCATGATTTACACCAGCATTGTATTGTTTTTGGGCTTTTCGGTGTTTGCTTTCTCGGAGTTTGGCGGCACGAAGGCCTTGGGCTTGCTGATGTCGGCTAGCTTGCTGATTACCAACTTCTCGAACCTGATTCTGCTCCCGGCTTTGCTTGTTACCTTCGAGCACGGCAAAGACGAAACCATCGACCAATCTTCTATTCGCCACTACGACGATGAGTACCACGAGGAAGACGATGATTTCGAGCTGAATCTAAACCGAATGCAGGTGCAGCCACGCAATGAGTTGTCTTAG